One region of Diabrotica undecimpunctata isolate CICGRU chromosome 6, icDiaUnde3, whole genome shotgun sequence genomic DNA includes:
- the LOC140442626 gene encoding zinc finger BED domain-containing protein 5-like yields the protein MSSSSESDSNLGETNSRCLKRTKYMQAYKKQWENNLKYSGWIKHSSKGVNFAFCSCCAKHINVSSGTDAVDQHANRKIHMDKAKAMKSQSKLQFDRITNKSEDQRKAEIRLCAFLVEHNLPFTIMDHLSDLLKTINPDVIKELKCARTESQNIVEKIMGKDSFEILCEDLRRKKFSLIIDESTDLSTTKHLCLVVRYEKNYVIQDSFLSLIPLASADANTLFQAVLSFFAEHNIPYKDNLIGFASDGANVMMGSKHSFMTLLKNEIPEIFIMKCICYSYHLCASYACQKLSRFVEDLVRDIHNYFSSSPKRISQYREFQSFCNVKFHKILHPSQTRWLSVHAAVSRILEQYNAPKLFFTDAVQNNELLAAENILVKLNDVTTLLFLSFLDFVLPLFNNINKEMQSRSPKIHLVYSKICSTLKTLFDCFLKRECILDKSIENIDFRNSRNYLDLE from the exons ATGTCGTCAAGTTCTGAAAGTGATTCAAACCTAGGTGAAACAAATAGCAGGTGTCTAAAaagaacaaaatatatgcaggcaTACAAAAAGCAATGGGAgaacaatttaaaatattctgGGTGGATAAAACACAGCAGTAAAGGGGTTAATTTTGCATTTTGCTCTTGTTGTGCTAAGCATATAAATGTTAGTTCTGGTACTGATGCTGTTGACCAACACGCTAATCGCAAAATCCATATGGACAAGGCTAAAGCCATGAAATCCCAATCAAAACTGCAATTTGATCGTATTACTAATAAATCTGAAGATCAAAGAAAAG ctGAAATCAGACTATGCGCTTTTCTTGTAGAGCATAATCTACCTTTTACAATTATGGATCATTTATCCGATCTCTTGAAAACTATTAATCCAGATGTGATTAAGGAGTTGAAATGTGCTAGGACAGAAAGCCAGAATATAGTCGAGAAAATAATGGGAAAAGATAGTTTTGAGATTTTATGTGAAGATTTACGACGAAAAAAATTTTCTCTAATAATAGATGAATCGACTGATCTTTCCACCACGAAGCATTTATGTTTAGTCGTAAGGTATGAAAAAAACTATGTTATTCAAGATTCCTTTCTGTCTCTCATACCACTAGCCTCGGCAGATGCAAATACTCTTTTTCAAGCTGTGCTAAGTTTTTTTGCTGAACACAATATTCCTTACAAGGATAATCTCATTGGTTTTGCATCTGATGGAGCTAATGTTATGATGGGTTCTAAACATTCTTTCATGACTCTTTTAAAAAATGAAATCCCTGAAATTTTTATCATGAAATGTATATGTTATTCTTACCACTTGTGTGCATCTTATGCATGCCAAAAATTGTCAAGATTTGTTGAGGACTTAGTGCGAgatattcataattatttttcttcaagTCCTAAACGCATTTCTCAATACAGAGAATTTCAATCATTCtgtaatgttaaatttcataaaatattacATCCATCCCAAACTCGCTGGCTTTCCGTACATGCTGCAGTATCGCGTATATTGGAACAGTATAATGCGCCGAAGTTATTTTTCACAGATGCTGTTCAGAATAACGAATTACTTGCAGCTGAAAATATCTTAGTTAAACTTAATGATGttactactcttttatttctgtCATTTTTAGATTTCGTATTACCCTTATTTaataacataaataaagaaatgcaaTCACGGTCGCCTAAAATCCATTTAGTGTATTCCAAAATCTGTTcaactttaaaaacattgttcGACTGTTTTTTAAAAAGAGAATGTATTTTGGACAAGTCAATCGAAAACATTGATTTTAGAAATTCTAGAAATTATTTAGAtcttgaataa
- the LOC140444279 gene encoding uncharacterized protein encodes MEVLQVTGQPYNDTTIQEYQFHSYSPYIPEKLNYNDEIKIPIYDLNTYTLLSTSYLDIEVKLLTHDDKEPTKLKFINNAISFLFQELRYELNVVIIDSVREVGLVSTIQNYLSLNENESILFQNAGWFPKAGDEKIIVDAHGNFNVCIPLRLLSGFFEDFRKIIMNVKQELILIRSNDDVDSV; translated from the coding sequence ATGGAAGTGTTACAAGTAACGGGTCAACCTTATAACGATACAACTATACAGGAATATCAATTTCACAGCTATTCACCATACATTCCCGAAAAGTTGAACTATAACGATGAGATAAAAATTCCCATTTATGATCTCAACACCTATACGCTACTTTCAACATCATACCTAGATATAGAAGTAAAGCTACTCACCCACGACGATAAGGAACCAACAAAACTTAAATTCATAAATAACgctatttcctttttatttcaagAGCTACGGTATGAGTtaaatgtagttattatagactCTGTTCGAGAGGTTGGACTGGTATCAACGATTCAAAATTATTTAAGTCTTAACGAAAACGAAAGTATTCTGTTCCAGAATGCTGGATGGTTTCCAAAAGCAGGGGATGAAAAAATAATAGTGGATGCCCATGGAAACTTTAACGTGTGTATCCCATTACGATTATTATCAggattttttgaagattttagaaaaattattatgaatgtaaAGCAAGAGCTTATTTTAATACGATCGAATGATGATGTGGACTCAGTATAG
- the LOC140443364 gene encoding uncharacterized protein, whose amino-acid sequence MTESQAEQESRQKPMTEFEVWEKQLILGTEPSLNNVVTRVLQIPKHVETHHQAFCEDFKGGLVSALERHRDRLEKRLNENTKDSQLLKKAVQNIFSYAEKMTEAFHEEKRRLIQDLNYTKTSLANAERWDARGLFNKSIAGDVLRCGIE is encoded by the exons ATGACTGAGTCCCAAGCTGAACAGGAATCAAGGCAGAAACCCATGACTGAGTTCGAAGTCTGGGAAAAGCAACTCATATTGGGGACAGAGCCGTCACTCAATAATGTAGTGACAAGAGTCCTCCAAATCCCCAAACACGTAGAAACTCACCACCAAGCATTTTGTGAGGATTTCAAGGGCGGACTTGTGTCGGCTCTTGAACGCCATCGAGACCGTCTAGAGAAAAGGTTGAATGAGAATACGAAGGATAGTCAGCTCCTTAAGAAAGCCgtccaaaatattttttcatatgcCGAAAAAATGACGGAGGCTTTCCACGAGGAAAAAAGGCGTCTCATACAGGATCTTAACTATACGAAAACTTCCCTGGCCAATGCTGAGAGATGGGATGCTCGAG GCTTGTTCAACAAAAGTATTGCTGGTGACGTTCTGCGATGCGGGATTGAGTAA